One window of Microcoleus vaginatus PCC 9802 genomic DNA carries:
- a CDS encoding hybrid sensor histidine kinase/response regulator, which translates to MSQILLLVEQKENRRLLLEWLAVYYEVLLPNSTENSEDFLPFNQSFDLAIIDGLALKRHWQWVAAQKEAEHPVCLPFLLITSRSDVGMATQFIWQSIDDLIIAPIEKIELQARVEILLRSRQLSLTLKLSHDQLDRTLQTAQELNEMKTSLLYMIAHDVRNPLNFIIGTTQLLSKYKLTLTDEKQQELLDKTQAAAKGIDLLLDDVLLLGRVESGKTGFSLLPIDLAKFCNELVGEFQNSLKLKPENDRVTLIFVNHNPSAMACLEVSLMRRILGNLLSNAIKYSPPNTEVIFELKLTETDAIFSVQDAGIGIPAADQERLFNSFYRAKNVGRIPGTGLGLSIVKKCVDLHGGEITLISEEGVGSTFTVTLPIAKPAKKQISPARS; encoded by the coding sequence GTGAGTCAAATTTTATTGCTTGTCGAACAGAAAGAAAATCGTCGCTTGTTATTAGAATGGCTAGCAGTTTACTATGAGGTATTGCTGCCAAACTCAACCGAAAATAGTGAGGATTTTTTACCATTTAATCAATCTTTTGACCTGGCGATAATTGACGGTCTTGCCCTGAAACGCCACTGGCAATGGGTGGCCGCCCAAAAAGAGGCCGAACACCCGGTATGCTTGCCTTTTCTTTTGATTACCTCCCGATCGGATGTAGGGATGGCAACGCAATTTATTTGGCAAAGCATTGACGATTTGATTATCGCTCCGATCGAGAAGATCGAATTGCAAGCGCGGGTGGAGATTTTGCTGCGATCGCGCCAGTTGTCTTTAACTCTCAAATTGTCTCACGACCAACTCGATCGCACTCTGCAAACAGCCCAGGAACTCAACGAGATGAAAACATCTTTGCTGTACATGATTGCCCACGACGTTCGCAATCCTTTGAATTTCATCATCGGCACTACACAACTTCTTAGCAAGTACAAGTTGACATTAACAGATGAGAAACAACAAGAACTTCTAGACAAAACTCAAGCCGCCGCAAAAGGCATAGATTTGTTATTAGATGATGTGCTGCTGCTGGGGCGTGTTGAGTCAGGCAAAACCGGGTTTTCCTTGCTACCGATAGACTTAGCAAAGTTTTGTAATGAGTTGGTAGGGGAATTTCAGAACAGCCTGAAGTTGAAACCTGAAAATGACCGGGTGACGCTGATTTTTGTAAATCACAATCCATCCGCGATGGCGTGTTTGGAGGTAAGCTTGATGCGGCGCATTCTGGGAAATTTGCTGTCAAATGCTATTAAGTATTCTCCCCCAAATACCGAAGTAATCTTTGAATTAAAACTTACTGAAACCGACGCAATTTTTTCTGTACAGGATGCAGGAATTGGCATACCTGCCGCCGACCAAGAACGGCTGTTTAATTCATTTTACCGGGCTAAAAATGTCGGTCGAATTCCCGGTACTGGACTGGGGCTGAGCATTGTTAAAAAATGCGTGGACTTGCACGGTGGCGAAATTACTTTGATCAGTGAAGAAGGCGTCGGCAGTACATTTACCGTAACGCTGCCGATCGCAAAACCTGCAAAAAAGCAAATCTCGCCTGCAAGGTCTTAA
- a CDS encoding Uma2 family endonuclease yields MVTQLKSPQKPDVIYPDSDGQPMSDHTKQFRWILIIQQNLAWLFADDPNVFVAGDLLWYPVEGDNKIRVGPDVMVVFGRPKGDRGSYKQWEEENIAPQVVFEILSPGNRLTEMNKKQVFYDRHGVEEYYLYDAERNDFSGWMRSQGRLDVIDAIENWVSPRLGIRFDLSGEELQIYRPDGEPFTSYEEVSRSLEQAEQRAEQERLRAEHAEQRAALLAERLRAMGIDPQQL; encoded by the coding sequence ATGGTAACTCAACTCAAGTCTCCTCAAAAACCTGATGTAATTTACCCCGACAGCGACGGCCAACCAATGTCTGACCATACCAAACAATTTCGCTGGATACTCATCATCCAACAAAATTTAGCGTGGCTTTTTGCCGATGACCCGAATGTATTTGTCGCGGGCGATTTGCTGTGGTATCCCGTCGAAGGAGATAACAAGATTCGCGTCGGCCCGGATGTGATGGTAGTCTTCGGCAGACCGAAAGGAGATAGGGGTTCTTACAAGCAGTGGGAAGAAGAAAATATCGCGCCGCAAGTAGTGTTTGAAATTCTTTCTCCCGGTAACAGGCTAACAGAAATGAATAAAAAACAGGTATTTTACGATCGCCACGGGGTAGAGGAATATTACCTGTACGACGCGGAACGCAACGATTTCAGCGGTTGGATGCGTTCACAGGGGCGTTTGGACGTAATTGATGCGATCGAAAATTGGGTCAGTCCCCGACTCGGAATTCGCTTTGATTTGTCGGGTGAAGAGTTGCAAATCTATCGCCCTGACGGCGAACCGTTTACAAGTTATGAGGAGGTTTCTCGCAGCTTGGAACAAGCCGAACAGCGGGCAGAACAAGAACGACTGCGGGCCGAACACGCCGAACAGCGGGCTGCTTTACTGGCAGAAAGGCTGCGAGCCATGGGAATTGACCCGCAACAATTGTAA
- a CDS encoding phycobiliprotein lyase codes for MDVIEFFELSAGKWFSQRTVHNLNSGELQAGKSDLKIEILTASDADVVKLCQQHSINPASTGLTSVRISWDGIPDRDQAKQIGSTILAIVPNPDNPSEGKVLQDKGNSRYVMGDDVLTLITESDTLHAEERLWYLMPNLRLRTSVVKQANGTEQASFCSEIRMGGSPKT; via the coding sequence ATGGATGTTATCGAGTTTTTCGAGTTAAGTGCAGGTAAATGGTTTTCTCAGCGTACCGTACACAATCTCAATTCTGGGGAATTGCAGGCAGGTAAATCCGACCTCAAAATAGAAATACTGACAGCTAGCGATGCAGATGTCGTCAAACTTTGCCAACAACACTCGATTAACCCGGCTTCAACTGGGCTAACCAGCGTTCGGATTAGTTGGGACGGTATTCCCGATCGCGACCAAGCTAAACAAATCGGTTCTACAATATTAGCGATCGTACCAAATCCCGACAATCCCAGCGAAGGCAAAGTGTTGCAAGACAAGGGTAACAGCCGCTACGTGATGGGCGACGACGTGCTGACATTGATTACAGAATCAGACACCCTCCATGCCGAAGAAAGGCTGTGGTATCTCATGCCGAACCTGCGGTTGCGGACTAGCGTTGTTAAGCAAGCTAACGGTACTGAACAAGCTTCTTTTTGTTCGGAAATTCGGATGGGAGGAAGTCCGAAAACTTAA
- a CDS encoding recombinase RecA, giving the protein MKKQMSQNRLSVGITGLNEVICGGLIPQRSYLVRGGPGTGKTTLGFHFLAAGVALGEKPLFITLGEPEAQLRANAQWLGFDIEAMPFLDLSPSSEFFTEVQTYDIFSPSEVEREPTTQKIIEQVRAVKPDRVFLDAITQFRYLAADEFQFRKQVLSFLRFLVEGGATVVFTSEGTSSAPDDDLQFISDGVIYLELRPEGRTLSVTKLRGSNFRSGRHSLRLSQTGMEVFPRLLPDNYQQEFVAEPISSGIPEMDELLHGGLERGTVSVINGPSGVGKTTVGIQFMKEAAGRGERSVVYIFEESTSTLLRRCESVNIPVGAMIGQGSLSVIPVEPLLYSPDQFACMVRQEVEQEKTRIVMIDSISGYQLSMQGQDLVHNLHALCKYLKNMGVTVILINEVEAISGDFRLTEIGISYLADNLLFIRYLERHLHDRTEIRKAIGVIKKRVSNFERSLRELDITRYGIKVSKPIRGLRGILSAAPVWSEEGADED; this is encoded by the coding sequence ATGAAAAAACAAATGTCTCAAAACCGACTTTCTGTGGGAATTACCGGTCTCAACGAAGTGATTTGTGGCGGTCTGATACCTCAACGCTCTTATCTGGTACGCGGCGGCCCGGGTACTGGCAAGACTACACTCGGCTTTCACTTTTTGGCCGCAGGTGTGGCTTTGGGAGAAAAACCACTGTTCATTACTTTAGGAGAACCGGAAGCGCAACTGCGCGCCAATGCTCAATGGCTAGGTTTTGACATCGAAGCGATGCCGTTCCTCGATTTGAGCCCCTCCTCAGAATTTTTTACTGAAGTTCAGACTTATGACATTTTCTCCCCCTCCGAGGTAGAACGAGAACCGACTACCCAAAAGATTATCGAACAGGTACGGGCGGTCAAACCCGATCGGGTGTTTTTGGACGCCATAACTCAATTTCGCTACTTAGCTGCGGATGAGTTCCAATTCCGCAAGCAAGTTCTATCTTTTCTGCGCTTTTTAGTCGAAGGGGGGGCGACGGTAGTCTTCACCTCCGAAGGCACTTCAAGTGCTCCCGACGACGATTTGCAATTCATCAGCGACGGAGTAATTTATTTAGAACTGCGCCCTGAAGGACGCACCCTGTCTGTCACCAAGCTGCGAGGCTCTAACTTCCGCAGCGGCCGCCATTCGCTCCGCCTGAGTCAGACTGGTATGGAGGTATTTCCGCGATTGCTGCCGGACAATTATCAGCAGGAGTTTGTCGCCGAACCCATTTCTTCGGGCATTCCAGAAATGGACGAACTGCTGCACGGTGGATTGGAACGGGGTACTGTGTCGGTGATTAACGGGCCTAGCGGCGTTGGTAAAACGACGGTGGGCATTCAGTTTATGAAGGAAGCTGCAGGAAGGGGGGAGCGATCGGTAGTTTACATTTTTGAGGAGTCAACTTCTACTCTGCTGCGCCGCTGCGAATCAGTTAACATCCCCGTTGGGGCGATGATTGGGCAAGGAAGTCTTTCGGTGATACCCGTGGAACCTTTGCTGTACTCGCCGGATCAGTTTGCCTGTATGGTACGCCAGGAGGTGGAGCAGGAAAAGACGCGGATTGTGATGATTGACAGTATTTCTGGCTATCAGCTTTCGATGCAGGGGCAAGATTTGGTGCACAATTTGCACGCTTTGTGTAAGTATCTGAAGAATATGGGAGTCACCGTTATCTTAATTAATGAGGTAGAAGCCATTAGCGGAGATTTTCGGCTGACCGAGATCGGGATTAGCTATTTGGCGGATAATCTTCTGTTTATACGCTATCTGGAACGTCACTTGCACGATCGAACAGAAATCCGCAAGGCGATCGGAGTAATTAAAAAACGAGTCAGCAATTTCGAGAGAAGTCTGCGAGAACTCGATATTACTCGCTACGGCATCAAAGTGAGCAAACCGATACGGGGGCTGCGCGGCATTTTGAGTGCGGCGCCGGTGTGGAGTGAGGAGGGAGCGGATGAAGATTGA
- a CDS encoding WD40 repeat domain-containing protein, whose protein sequence is MTEFTQGLDKMQPAEQTHYLGILPSQLAATSDYEKLYSLLTDYNFIKAKLSASGVQALIEDYDLATSPNIITSDQKADQLKLIQEAIRLSAHILATDKSQLATQLMARLMRFESPEIQALLAQAKHQTTPWLRPLTPSFTPPGGRLLRTLTGHTDWVQAVAITPDGKRAISASSDHTLKIWHLETGEELSTLKGHLTYVNAVAVTPDGTKVISGSWDNTIKIWDLETGQEIFTFAGDTFAVEAVAVSPDGKRVISGSWDGSIKVWDLTSRDVIFNFKGHSSFVQSVAVTPDSKRLISGSGDNSMKVWNLETGKELFTLTGHEDWVKSVAVTPDGELIISGSYDGTVQVWSLSERKQLFTLGKHGSFVQAVAVSPDGKRVISASGDKTLKVWNLETKEELFTFTNHIAPVNAVAVTPDGQRIVSGSSDKTLKVWHLEVGKENLSFAGHDDWVNAVAVTADGTKAISGAGDNRIKVWNLKNGQEIFTIPGHKDWVKAIAITPDSKRVVSGSGDKTVKVWDLETGKEIFTFTGHTDWVNSVAVTADGTMAISGSGDKTIKVWNLETGEELFTFSGHEDGIKAVAVTPDSKRIISASGDKTLKIWSLGKEKNILAYLWNLAVKNLLFTLKGHESFVNAVAVTADGKWAISGGREQNLKVWDLSSRKEVFTLAGHADAVTSVATMGTKAISVSDDNTLKVWDLLSREVIASFRGDSALKACAIAPDGVTIVAAEASGQVHFLRLEEGK, encoded by the coding sequence ATGACCGAGTTTACACAAGGGCTGGATAAAATGCAGCCCGCAGAACAGACGCACTACCTGGGAATCCTGCCAAGCCAGCTAGCAGCGACTTCAGACTACGAAAAATTATACAGCTTACTAACAGATTACAATTTTATTAAAGCCAAGCTGTCAGCATCGGGAGTACAGGCGCTAATAGAAGATTACGATTTAGCAACAAGTCCCAATATTATTACCTCAGACCAAAAAGCCGACCAACTCAAATTAATCCAAGAAGCAATTCGGCTCTCTGCCCACATTCTAGCCACAGATAAAAGCCAACTAGCCACCCAACTCATGGCCCGCTTGATGCGCTTTGAAAGTCCAGAAATTCAAGCACTGCTAGCACAGGCCAAACACCAAACAACCCCCTGGCTGCGACCGCTAACGCCCAGCTTTACTCCTCCCGGCGGGAGATTATTGCGTACCCTCACCGGACATACAGACTGGGTACAAGCTGTAGCAATCACCCCCGACGGCAAGCGGGCAATTTCTGCGTCCTCCGACCACACTCTCAAAATTTGGCACTTAGAAACCGGAGAAGAACTTTCCACCCTCAAAGGTCATCTTACCTACGTCAATGCTGTAGCTGTCACCCCCGACGGCACTAAAGTAATTTCCGGTTCTTGGGACAATACGATTAAAATTTGGGATTTAGAGACTGGACAAGAAATATTTACTTTTGCCGGCGATACTTTTGCCGTAGAAGCAGTAGCAGTAAGTCCCGACGGCAAGCGAGTAATTTCAGGTTCTTGGGATGGCAGTATTAAAGTTTGGGATTTGACAAGCAGGGACGTAATTTTTAACTTCAAAGGTCACAGCAGTTTTGTCCAGTCCGTAGCAGTAACTCCTGATAGCAAACGGTTGATTTCCGGGTCGGGAGATAATAGCATGAAAGTCTGGAACCTAGAAACCGGAAAAGAACTTTTTACTCTCACGGGTCATGAAGACTGGGTAAAAAGTGTAGCAGTTACTCCCGACGGCGAACTCATAATTTCCGGCAGTTACGACGGAACTGTTCAAGTCTGGAGTTTGTCAGAAAGAAAGCAACTTTTCACTTTAGGAAAACACGGCAGTTTCGTTCAAGCTGTGGCAGTCAGTCCCGACGGCAAACGGGTAATTTCGGCTTCCGGCGACAAAACGCTGAAAGTTTGGAATCTGGAAACAAAAGAAGAACTTTTCACTTTTACCAATCACATCGCCCCAGTGAATGCTGTGGCTGTTACCCCCGACGGCCAGCGGATAGTTTCTGGTTCCTCTGACAAAACTCTCAAAGTTTGGCACTTAGAAGTAGGCAAAGAAAATTTATCATTTGCAGGTCACGATGACTGGGTAAATGCTGTAGCAGTGACGGCGGACGGTACCAAAGCGATTTCCGGTGCTGGAGACAACCGCATTAAAGTCTGGAATCTCAAAAACGGACAGGAAATTTTTACTATTCCCGGTCATAAAGATTGGGTAAAAGCGATCGCAATAACACCGGATAGCAAGCGAGTAGTTTCGGGTTCCGGCGACAAAACTGTGAAAGTTTGGGATCTAGAAACCGGAAAAGAAATCTTTACTTTCACTGGTCATACAGACTGGGTAAATTCTGTGGCAGTGACTGCGGACGGAACGATGGCGATTTCCGGTTCGGGAGACAAAACGATTAAAGTTTGGAATCTAGAAACAGGAGAGGAACTTTTTACTTTTTCAGGTCATGAGGACGGGATAAAAGCTGTGGCAGTTACTCCCGACAGCAAGCGGATTATTTCGGCTTCCGGCGACAAAACTCTGAAAATTTGGAGTTTGGGAAAAGAAAAGAATATTTTGGCATATTTATGGAATTTAGCCGTCAAAAATCTACTTTTCACTCTCAAAGGTCATGAGAGTTTTGTGAATGCTGTGGCAGTTACGGCGGATGGCAAATGGGCGATTTCGGGGGGGCGGGAACAAAATTTGAAAGTTTGGGATTTGTCGAGTAGAAAAGAAGTTTTTACTTTGGCAGGTCATGCTGATGCGGTAACATCTGTGGCGACTATGGGAACAAAGGCAATTTCTGTTTCGGACGATAATACTCTCAAAGTTTGGGATTTGTTAAGTCGAGAAGTAATTGCTAGTTTCAGGGGAGATAGTGCTTTGAAAGCTTGCGCTATTGCACCTGATGGGGTGACAATCGTAGCGGCGGAAGCTTCGGGACAGGTGCATTTTTTGAGGTTAGAAGAGGGGAAATAG
- a CDS encoding response regulator — MTGTSIILAVDRNQRNLELLAQFLNKEGYQMIAAYNFEDVAQAISQPARIGMALVDISGFDRRIWECCEHLRNHQIPFLILSPKQSAAIQHESLCHGARNMLVKPLIVRDLLGIVHSLLGEPA; from the coding sequence ATGACTGGCACTTCAATAATTTTAGCCGTAGACCGCAATCAGCGCAACTTGGAACTATTAGCACAATTTCTCAATAAAGAAGGATACCAGATGATCGCGGCTTATAACTTTGAAGATGTTGCACAAGCTATCAGTCAGCCTGCTAGGATCGGGATGGCTTTAGTAGATATTTCTGGTTTCGATCGCCGGATTTGGGAGTGCTGCGAACACCTGCGAAATCACCAAATCCCTTTTCTGATACTCTCGCCCAAACAAAGCGCGGCTATTCAGCACGAAAGCCTCTGCCACGGTGCTCGGAATATGTTGGTAAAACCTTTGATCGTTAGAGATTTGCTGGGAATTGTTCACAGCTTGCTAGGAGAACCTGCGTGA
- a CDS encoding 4Fe-4S dicluster domain-containing protein produces MQTSEKSPVPSDDLKPAKESNFLAQNPHLQTLEVPGFDPNNPPDPKLIDTCVHCGFCLSTCPSYRVLGKEMDSPRGRIYLMDAINEGEAPLNEATSQHFDTCLGCLACVTTCPSGVQYDKLISATRHQVARNQPRTFSDNVIRTLIFNLFPYPHRLRPLLLPLFIYQKLGLPKLVRKTGLLKKVFPRLAAMESILPKVTVDSFRDNLPEVIPAQGEKRYRVGVILGCVQRLLFSPVNEATVRVLTANGCEVVVPKSQGCCAALPEHQGQAEQAKALARQMIDSFENTGVDCVIINAAGCGHTLKEYGHILGDDPDYREKAEKFAANVKDVQEFLASAGITAKLNPLIEGDLTIVYQDACHLLHGQKISLQPRQLLQQIPGVKLKEPVDAALCCGSAGVYNMLQPEIADELGVQKVENLLNTGAELIASSNPGCSLQIKKHLELQGKEVTLMHPIELLDYSIRGVKLLRK; encoded by the coding sequence ATGCAAACTTCAGAAAAATCTCCAGTTCCCAGCGACGATTTAAAACCAGCCAAAGAAAGCAATTTTTTAGCACAAAACCCCCACTTACAAACCCTCGAAGTCCCAGGTTTCGACCCCAACAATCCGCCCGACCCGAAATTAATCGATACTTGCGTACACTGCGGATTTTGCTTGTCAACTTGTCCGAGTTATCGCGTACTCGGCAAAGAAATGGATTCCCCCAGAGGCCGCATTTATTTAATGGATGCAATTAACGAAGGCGAGGCACCTTTAAACGAAGCAACTTCACAGCATTTCGATACTTGTTTGGGCTGTTTGGCCTGCGTTACAACTTGCCCTTCTGGAGTTCAATACGACAAATTAATTTCCGCAACTCGCCACCAAGTTGCCAGAAATCAGCCACGGACTTTTTCCGACAATGTAATTCGCACTCTGATTTTTAATCTCTTCCCTTATCCTCACAGATTGCGGCCTTTGCTGCTACCGCTGTTTATTTATCAAAAATTAGGACTGCCAAAACTTGTCCGCAAAACAGGTTTGCTGAAAAAAGTATTTCCCCGCTTGGCGGCGATGGAATCAATTTTGCCGAAAGTTACTGTCGATTCTTTCCGGGATAATTTGCCCGAGGTAATTCCGGCACAAGGGGAGAAACGCTATCGAGTCGGCGTGATTTTAGGCTGTGTGCAGCGGCTGTTATTTTCGCCAGTTAATGAAGCTACGGTGCGAGTTCTGACGGCTAACGGCTGCGAGGTGGTGGTTCCTAAAAGTCAGGGATGCTGTGCTGCTTTGCCGGAACACCAAGGCCAAGCGGAACAGGCGAAAGCTTTGGCGAGACAAATGATTGATAGCTTTGAAAATACTGGCGTTGATTGTGTGATTATCAACGCTGCTGGGTGCGGCCACACTTTGAAAGAATACGGTCATATTTTAGGAGATGACCCTGATTATCGGGAGAAAGCTGAGAAATTTGCTGCTAATGTTAAGGACGTGCAAGAGTTTTTGGCAAGTGCGGGAATTACGGCAAAACTTAATCCTCTAATTGAAGGAGATTTGACAATTGTTTATCAGGATGCTTGTCATTTGTTGCACGGGCAAAAGATTAGTTTGCAGCCGCGTCAGTTGCTGCAACAAATTCCGGGGGTGAAGTTAAAAGAACCTGTGGATGCGGCTTTGTGCTGCGGGAGTGCGGGGGTTTACAATATGCTTCAGCCGGAGATTGCTGATGAATTAGGAGTGCAAAAGGTGGAGAATTTGCTGAATACTGGGGCGGAGTTGATTGCTTCTTCTAATCCGGGTTGTTCTTTGCAAATTAAGAAGCATTTGGAGTTGCAGGGAAAGGAAGTTACTTTAATGCACCCAATTGAGCTTTTGGATTATTCGATTCGCGGGGTGAAGTTGCTGAGGAAGTAG
- a CDS encoding FAD-binding oxidoreductase, translating to MKSFSTENYVSTQELESIVGTAGICRWQDTEPCWQERVEKAVAPDTKIDCTVYPNTQEELAAVIAWAHQTRCAVLPCGSGSKLDWGGLVKFDSPRENSLKVGLLKGDLGVSPNAAGLVAVSTSRLNRLVQHAVGDLTVTAEAGMKFADLQQILAAAGQFLPIDPAYPQQATLGGIVATADAGSLRHRYRGVRDLLLGMSFVRSDGKIAVAGGRVVKNVAGYDLMKLFTGAYGTLGVISQVTFRVYPLPESSGTVVLTGEINALSQTAQILLSSALTPTAVDLVSPDLVAQLGLGKGTGLIVRFQSIAESVKQQSARLLEVGEKLGLQGTSCCENDEHQLWQRLPETMWDSGTKSAIICKIGIRPSEAVTAINELPVQDAWIHAGSGLGVLRFDNATAQTLLQVRRGCEAKGGFLTVLAAPTDIKQQLDVWGYTGSAIDLMRRIKQQFDPENLLSPHRFISGI from the coding sequence ATGAAATCTTTTTCTACCGAAAATTACGTTAGCACACAAGAATTAGAAAGTATTGTCGGGACCGCTGGCATCTGTCGCTGGCAAGATACAGAGCCATGTTGGCAAGAACGGGTAGAAAAAGCAGTTGCCCCCGACACGAAAATAGATTGTACCGTTTACCCGAATACTCAGGAAGAACTGGCGGCTGTCATTGCTTGGGCACACCAAACTCGCTGTGCAGTCTTGCCTTGTGGCAGTGGCAGCAAACTTGATTGGGGCGGTTTAGTTAAATTTGACTCCCCTAGGGAGAATTCACTGAAAGTGGGTCTTTTGAAGGGGGATTTAGGGGTATCTCCTAATGCAGCGGGGCTTGTGGCTGTCAGCACTTCGCGCCTCAATCGACTTGTACAGCACGCTGTGGGCGATTTAACCGTGACTGCAGAAGCGGGGATGAAGTTTGCTGATTTGCAGCAAATTTTAGCAGCAGCAGGTCAATTTTTGCCGATCGACCCAGCATATCCGCAACAGGCAACCTTGGGCGGCATTGTCGCTACTGCTGATGCGGGTTCCTTACGGCATCGGTATCGCGGGGTTCGCGATTTGCTGTTGGGAATGAGCTTTGTGCGATCGGACGGTAAAATTGCGGTAGCCGGAGGTCGAGTTGTTAAAAATGTCGCCGGCTACGACTTGATGAAACTGTTTACTGGTGCTTACGGTACCTTGGGCGTCATTTCTCAAGTAACTTTCCGAGTTTATCCCCTGCCTGAATCATCGGGAACCGTAGTGCTGACAGGGGAAATTAATGCTTTGTCCCAAACGGCTCAAATCTTATTATCCTCTGCTTTGACTCCGACAGCCGTTGATTTGGTGTCACCTGATTTAGTAGCACAATTAGGCTTAGGAAAGGGCACGGGATTAATCGTCAGATTTCAAAGTATAGCAGAAAGTGTTAAACAACAATCAGCCCGCTTGCTGGAAGTTGGCGAAAAGTTGGGTTTGCAAGGCACTAGCTGTTGCGAAAATGATGAGCATCAGTTATGGCAAAGATTGCCAGAAACAATGTGGGATTCTGGCACAAAGTCGGCAATTATTTGCAAAATAGGAATCAGACCCTCGGAAGCTGTAACGGCAATTAACGAGCTGCCGGTACAGGACGCTTGGATTCATGCAGGCAGCGGTTTGGGGGTTTTGCGGTTTGATAATGCGACGGCCCAAACGCTGTTGCAGGTACGCAGGGGGTGCGAAGCGAAAGGCGGTTTTCTGACTGTTTTAGCAGCGCCGACCGACATCAAGCAACAGTTAGATGTTTGGGGCTATACTGGAAGTGCGATCGATTTAATGCGCCGGATTAAACAGCAGTTTGACCCGGAAAATCTTTTGAGCCCCCATCGTTTTATAAGCGGTATTTAG